A stretch of the Psychroserpens sp. Hel_I_66 genome encodes the following:
- a CDS encoding TIGR03643 family protein, translating to MELDIRQTDRIIEMAWEDRTTFEAIEFQFGLREQDVIELMRKEMKPKSFKMWRKRVQGRKTKHEKLRTFTEGRFKCSRQKQITHNSISKR from the coding sequence GACAAACAGATAGAATTATAGAAATGGCTTGGGAAGATAGAACCACCTTTGAAGCCATAGAATTCCAATTTGGTCTAAGAGAACAAGATGTCATTGAGCTTATGCGCAAAGAAATGAAACCGAAAAGTTTTAAAATGTGGCGCAAACGCGTGCAAGGACGTAAAACTAAACATGAAAAATTAAGAACTTTTACCGAAGGGCGATTTAAATGCTCTCGACAAAAACAGATTACGCATAACTCAATTTCAAAACGATAA